A DNA window from Pithys albifrons albifrons isolate INPA30051 chromosome 7, PitAlb_v1, whole genome shotgun sequence contains the following coding sequences:
- the LOC139674363 gene encoding tumor necrosis factor receptor superfamily member 16-like: MRRLLVLLLLLSPVRAGAGLGLGLGCQGGAGSAPRAPPVPPSPVTLETHTPAAPSPRSRCLRSCARPVPLPAPTLPRLRFPTGPPRGRGTPVRPPPCQGTPVRPPPCQGTPVRPPPCQGTPPAPPPGATIPLYCALLAAVVVGLVAYVAFKCWDTCRKKRQLDKARDAAESGMSPEGEKLRGDSGVFLDTPGPQEPPQHAPPEGPALLQVCPRREELERLLEPGGPGGSGGSGGSGPAGTPGDVTSAV, encoded by the exons ATGCGGcggctcctggtgctgctgctgctgctgagcccgGTGCGAGCGGGAGCgggattgggattgggattggg gtgccagggtggggcagggagtgccccccgtgcccccccggtgccccccagccctgtgacgCTGGAGACACACACA CCCGCAGCCCCCTCTCCCCGCAGCCGCTGCCTGAGGAGCTGTGCCCGccctgtgcccctccctgcACCC ACTCTGCCGCGGCTCCGCTTCCCGACGGGACCCCCTCGGGGCCGGGGGACCCCCGTGCGACCCCCGCCCTGCCAGGGGACCCCCGTGCGACCCCCGCCCTGCCAGGGGACCCCCGTGCGACCCCCGCCCTGCCAGGGGACCCCCCCGGCGCCGCCCCCCGGGGCCACCATCCCCCTCTACTGTGCCCTCCTGGCCGCCGTCGTCGTGGGGCTCGTCGCCTACGTGGCCTTCAAGTG CTGGGACACCTGCAGGAAGAAGCGACAGCTGGACAAGGCGCGGGACGCGGCGGAGTCGGGAATGTCGCCCGAGGGGGAGAAACTCCGAGGGGACAGCGGGGTCTTCCTGGACACCCCCGGCCCGCAGGAGCCCCCCCAGCACG CTCCCCCCGAGGGACCGGCCCTGCTCCAGGTGTGCCCGCGGCGGGAGGAGCTGGAGCGGCTGCTGGAGCCGGGGGGcccggggggctcggggggctcggggggctcCGGCCCCGCGGGGACACCGGGCGATGTCACCTCCGCCGTGTGA
- the LOC139673929 gene encoding D-serine dehydratase-like: MDAGTDARTDSPGRWLGAPLEQLPTPALTLDQATLRGNAERMRERCGALGLRLRPHVKTHKTLEGATLATGGSRRGIVVSTLAEGRFFAAGGFDDILYAFPVPAWRLPECAALAQQLQEFQLLVDSPQGLELLRQNPLPGGKRWLVWLKLDCGNGRAGMRPTDPEALALARAIAEGAPELVTLVGVYAHCGNTYGCQDVPAIQAIARDTTRAVLSFVTKLRQAGVPCPQATIGSTPSCSHPVPEMAQLTEVHPGNYLFYDLQQTQLGSCRPEEVAIRVLTRVIGHYPHRGQLLVDCGWAALSLHGRDQGPSGCAAIEGHPQLRLVGLTQEHGQVEAVDGELDFEQFPVGSTLALIPYHACATAAMHPVYFVHAAGKVVELWHPTRGW; the protein is encoded by the exons ATGGACGCGGGGACGGACGCACGGACGGACAG CCCTGGCAGGTGGCTCGGAGCCCCTCTGGAGCAGTTGCCCACCCCGGCGCTCACCCTGGACCAGGCGACGCTGCGCGGGAACGCCGAGCGGATGCGGGAGCGCTGCGGGGCGCTGGGGCTGCGGCTGCGCCCGCACGTCAAAACGCACAAGACCCT ggaaggtgccACGCTGGCCACGGGCGGGTCTCGGCGCGGGATCGTGGTGTCCAcgctggccgaggggcggttCTTCGCGGCCGGCGGCTTCGACGACATCCTGTACGCGTTCCCGGTGCCCGCCTGGCGCCTGCCCGAGTGCGccgccctggcacagcagctccaggagttCCAGCTGCTCGTGGACAGCCCCcagggcctggagctgctgcgCCAGAACCCCCTGCCCGGCGGGAAGCGCTGGCTCGTGTGGCTCAAGCTGGACTGTGGCAATGGCAGGG CGGGAATGAGGCCCACGGATCCCGAGGCACTGGCGCTGGCCCGTGCCATCGCTGAGGGGGCCCCGGAGCTGGTGACACTGGTGGGGGTCTATGCCCACTGTGGGAACACCTACGGCTGCCAGGACGTCCCTGCCATCCAGGCCATCGCCCGGGACACCACCAGGGCCGTGCTCAGCTTCGTCACCAA GCTGCGGCAGGCGGgggtcccttgtccccaggccACCATCGGCTCCACCCCGTCCTGCAGCCACCCGGTGCCGGAGATGGCACAGCTCACCGAGGTGCACCCGGGCAACTACCTGTTCTACG ACCTGCAGCAGACCCAGCTGGGCTCGTGCCGGCCCGAGGAGGTGGCGATCCGTGTCCTCACCAGGGTCATCGGGCACTACCCCCACCGCGGGCAGCTGCTGGTGGACTGCGGGTGGGCGGCCCTGAGTCTGCACGGCCGCGACCAGGGACCCTCGGGCTGTGCCGCCATCGAggggcacccccagctcag GCTGGTGGGGCTGACCCAGGAGCACGGGCAGGTGGAGGCCGTGGATGGAGAACTGGATTTCGAGCAGTTCCCGGTGGGAAGCACCTTGGCTCTCATCCCGTACCAC GCCTGTGCCACGGCCGCCATGCACCCCGTGTACTTCGTCCACGCCGCGGGGAAGGTGGTGGAGCTCTGGCACCCCACCCGTGGGTGGTGA